A part of Dasypus novemcinctus isolate mDasNov1 chromosome 7, mDasNov1.1.hap2, whole genome shotgun sequence genomic DNA contains:
- the RNF228 gene encoding RING finger protein 228, whose protein sequence is MAAPASDSSGGGERSPSSSSGSPARARAGAGAGGAAAGARGGGGAEALGAAAAPGHPPLEDYECKICYNYFDADRRAPKLLACLHTFCQECLSQLQLRAAAAAAASEHPQRPPPWQGPPGAIACPVCRHRTPLPESRVHGLPNNTKLAEAFPLALRAAHDPLPQDSLPPLAARRLAPAAGLPPAPAPLPAPLPAQPPPPAEDAARAGLRAPGGYESCQNCKRAALTAGCVCVVFSFLSMVVLLFTGLIFVNHYGGGGGGGPPGRAAPPGAAPAAGSPTPSPVGPICLSVASILALFSVVVTWVICWLKYRPEGAAGGSAGGGGQRARAAAGGARRGNT, encoded by the coding sequence ATGGCAGCGCCGGCGAGCGACAGCAGCGGAGGCGGCGAGCGGAGCCCGAGCAGCAGCTCAGGGAGTCCGGCAAGAGCCCGGGCGGGCGCGGGAGCCGGCGGAGCGGCGGCGGGAGCCCGAGGCGGCGGGGGCGCCGAAGCCCTGGGCGCGGCGGCGGCCCCCGGCCACCCCCCGCTCGAGGACTACGAGTGCAAAATCTGCTACAACTACTTCGACGCCGACCGGCGCGCGCCCAAGCTGCTGGCGTGCCTGCACACTTTCTGCCAGGAGTGCCTGAGCCAGCTGCAActccgcgccgccgccgccgccgccgcgtcTGAGCACCCCCAGCGCCCGCCGCCCTGGCAAGGCCCGCCGGGCGCCATCGCGTGCCCCGTGTGCCGCCACCGCACGCCGCTGCCCGAAAGCCGCGTGCACGGCCTGCCCAACAACACCAAGCTCGCCGAGGCCTTCCCGCTGGCTCTGCGCGCCGCGCACGACCCGCTGCCCCAGGACAGCCTCCCGCCGCTGGCCgcgcgccgcctggcgcccgccGCGGGCCtgccgcccgccccggccccgctccCGGCCCCGCTCCCGGcgcagccgccgccgcccgccgagGATGCGGCCCGCGCAGGCCTGCGCGCCCCGGGCGGCTACGAGAGCTGCCAGAACTGCAAGCGCGCCGCGCTCACCGCCGGCTGCGTCTGCGTGGTGTTCTCCTTCCTCTCCATGGTGGTGCTGCTCTTCACCGGCCTCATCTTCGTCAACCActacggcggcggcggcggcgggggacCCCCAGGCCGCGCtgcgccccccggcgccgcccctGCGGCCGGATCGCCCACGCCCTCGCCGGTGGGGCCCATCTGCCTGTCGGTGGCCAGCATCCTGGCGCTCTTCTCGGTCGTGGTCACCTGGGTCATCTGTTGGCTCAAGTACCGGCCCGAGGGGGCGGCCGGGGGCTCGGCGGGAGGCGGTGGGCAGAGAGCacgggcggcggcgggcggcgcccGGAGGGGCAACACGTAG